A single window of Paenibacillus sp. FSL H8-0537 DNA harbors:
- a CDS encoding AraC family transcriptional regulator: MTFSAAALKNISPFVRFVKIIKSAELSGEWLDYDHVFTFIEQGKADFILNGVRYQLGEGDAIVMPPLMTHFIRSTSSEPLIQYIFHFDLYHDEARGRWQSIGIASGEQLIVPQREQILRGLHPLSAISGPDRMELKKLFRIMRKRFIEGGATSELELKAIALQLLVLFLRNQSGHERQEGTQAKAWAPIQQCIDYIQQHYADPELDNDRISEQSGLSPGYLSNLFKEQTGVTLHKYLTYVRIEHAKKRIMAGKETLTAISAGSGFSSIHHFSRIFKREAGLTPSQFKAEASGPIRSLISG, from the coding sequence ATGACTTTTTCGGCAGCAGCATTAAAGAACATTTCCCCATTCGTGCGTTTTGTTAAAATCATCAAATCCGCCGAGCTATCGGGCGAGTGGCTGGATTATGACCATGTGTTTACGTTTATCGAGCAGGGTAAGGCCGATTTTATTTTAAATGGCGTGCGCTATCAGCTGGGGGAAGGGGATGCGATCGTCATGCCGCCGCTGATGACGCATTTCATTCGCTCGACGTCTAGCGAGCCGCTGATTCAGTATATTTTCCACTTTGATTTATATCATGATGAGGCGCGGGGGCGCTGGCAGTCGATTGGCATTGCAAGCGGCGAGCAACTGATCGTTCCGCAGCGCGAGCAGATACTTCGAGGCTTACATCCGCTCTCCGCCATCAGCGGTCCAGACCGCATGGAGCTGAAAAAACTTTTTCGCATCATGCGAAAAAGATTCATAGAAGGCGGCGCAACTAGCGAGCTGGAGCTTAAGGCAATTGCCCTGCAGCTGCTTGTGCTTTTTCTGCGCAATCAAAGCGGACATGAGCGTCAGGAAGGCACGCAAGCGAAAGCGTGGGCGCCGATCCAGCAATGTATTGACTATATTCAGCAGCATTATGCCGATCCTGAATTGGACAATGATCGCATAAGCGAGCAGTCTGGGCTGTCGCCGGGCTATTTATCCAACTTGTTTAAAGAGCAGACGGGTGTCACGCTTCATAAGTATTTGACGTATGTACGCATCGAGCATGCCAAAAAACGGATCATGGCAGGCAAGGAAACGTTGACTGCGATATCGGCGGGCAGCGGATTTTCGAGCATTCATCATTTTAGCCGCATATTTAAACGCGAGGCGGGCTTGACGCCCAGCCAATTCAAGGCCGAAGCCTCCGGTCCTATCCGGAGCCTCATAAGCGGGTAG
- a CDS encoding DUF2577 domain-containing protein, translated as MMALLDAIKKAGAAAHASGNPVAVLIGRVTGTNPLEVNVDQRFTLSEDFLIIPEGVSDVQRISRALEPGDIVVLLRVQGGQQFVVLDRVSA; from the coding sequence ATGATGGCACTGCTTGATGCAATTAAAAAAGCGGGCGCTGCCGCCCATGCGTCGGGCAATCCCGTCGCTGTGTTGATCGGCCGGGTAACTGGTACGAATCCTCTGGAAGTGAACGTTGACCAACGTTTCACGCTTTCGGAGGATTTTTTAATTATTCCGGAAGGCGTGAGTGATGTGCAGCGGATTAGCCGCGCTTTGGAGCCAGGTGATATTGTAGTGCTGCTTCGGGTTCAGGGCGGACAACAGTTCGTCGTGCTGGATCGGGTGAGCGCATGA
- a CDS encoding phage holin family protein: MFKQILMVDVTPGTTLATMIGGILAPWISLFYGPNRLIPIILLVSVTAMDWVTGIAASKKDKTYSSEYGIRQGVPRTMFLLALPVVANLFDQMFVLPGLLFYAITLGLIYHTWQSLTANAYRAGWGKWIPEAVVKLIESELKAKMERATKRGAEPTEVTEPSKATESSDPSDPSDPSDPSDPSDPTERNDS; this comes from the coding sequence ATGTTTAAGCAAATTCTGATGGTTGATGTAACGCCAGGTACAACATTAGCCACAATGATTGGAGGGATTTTAGCCCCTTGGATCAGTTTGTTTTACGGACCGAATAGACTTATTCCTATTATTCTACTAGTTTCTGTAACTGCAATGGACTGGGTGACAGGGATTGCGGCATCAAAAAAAGATAAAACATATTCTTCGGAGTATGGTATTCGACAAGGAGTACCGCGTACCATGTTCCTTCTAGCTTTGCCAGTAGTAGCTAACTTGTTTGACCAAATGTTTGTATTGCCTGGATTATTATTTTACGCAATTACACTGGGACTTATCTATCACACCTGGCAGTCCTTAACGGCCAACGCTTACCGTGCCGGCTGGGGTAAATGGATTCCCGAGGCTGTCGTCAAGCTGATCGAGAGCGAACTGAAAGCGAAGATGGAGCGGGCGACAAAACGCGGTGCGGAACCAACAGAAGTAACTGAACCAAGTAAAGCAACTGAATCAAGTGACCCAAGTGACCCAAGTGACCCAAGTGACCCAAGTGACCCAAGTGACCCAACAGAAAGGAACGATTCCTAA
- a CDS encoding putative phage tail protein — MTKPVSSYWPELYTDIKEFIKLAATENVELALLEQAQLQQLDDGFVMTASLPAIKRRERMLGIQADPNAETVDFRRRRIVNRYSTKPPFTMRYLQERLDFLVGTGRGIATVDVQNFILTVTAAIDEANIFKEVERTVSAIKPANIVYRQQTAIMDGVVLEERIVGVPLMRNTRLGSWKLGVTPFTDREAEVIVK; from the coding sequence ATGACTAAGCCAGTTTCATCCTATTGGCCGGAGCTGTATACGGACATTAAGGAATTTATCAAGCTCGCAGCCACGGAAAATGTGGAGCTGGCTCTGCTGGAGCAGGCACAGCTTCAGCAACTGGATGACGGGTTTGTAATGACGGCGAGCCTGCCGGCTATTAAACGCAGGGAGCGCATGCTGGGCATTCAAGCCGATCCGAATGCGGAAACCGTTGATTTTCGCCGGAGACGGATCGTCAATCGTTATTCGACCAAGCCTCCTTTTACGATGAGATATTTGCAGGAGCGATTGGATTTTCTTGTCGGTACAGGACGCGGAATCGCAACGGTTGATGTGCAAAACTTCATATTGACGGTAACAGCGGCAATTGACGAGGCTAATATTTTTAAAGAGGTGGAACGTACGGTTTCCGCGATTAAGCCCGCCAATATCGTCTATCGGCAACAGACGGCGATTATGGATGGCGTTGTTTTGGAGGAACGCATTGTTGGCGTTCCGCTCATGCGGAACACTAGGCTCGGCAGCTGGAAGCTCGGCGTTACGCCATTTACAGATAGGGAAGCAGAGGTGATTGTGAAGTGA
- a CDS encoding LysM peptidoglycan-binding domain-containing protein — translation MITNKHHEYGIWLSYDNQKSGFRLPVNPAELQISDATSGKSYDVSGLGEINVIQSPKLTEISFDSFFPAPGANYSFVASETLFEPYVYLTLLQDWMKKKRPIRFIFTGASFDLNLAVSIEKFEWREAAGSGDIEYSLGLKKYVFYKARPVKINKNQKKGSKKERDTKETPKTYTLVSGDTLIGVAKKQLGNESRWKEIQKLNGIADSELRKLQIGRVLKLPG, via the coding sequence ATGATTACGAACAAGCATCATGAGTACGGCATTTGGCTCAGCTATGACAATCAGAAAAGCGGCTTTCGGCTTCCGGTTAATCCAGCTGAGCTGCAAATTAGCGACGCAACTAGCGGCAAGTCTTACGACGTATCCGGTCTTGGCGAAATCAATGTAATTCAAAGTCCAAAGCTGACGGAGATTTCCTTCGACAGCTTTTTTCCTGCGCCCGGAGCGAATTATTCGTTTGTTGCCAGCGAGACGCTGTTTGAGCCTTATGTTTATTTGACCTTGCTTCAGGACTGGATGAAAAAGAAACGTCCGATCCGCTTTATTTTCACAGGTGCCTCCTTCGATTTAAATCTTGCCGTCAGCATTGAGAAGTTTGAATGGCGGGAAGCGGCGGGCTCTGGTGATATTGAATACAGCCTGGGGCTGAAAAAGTATGTGTTTTACAAGGCAAGGCCTGTCAAAATTAATAAAAACCAAAAGAAGGGCAGCAAGAAAGAGCGCGATACGAAGGAAACCCCAAAAACCTACACGCTCGTAAGCGGCGATACGCTCATTGGGGTAGCCAAAAAGCAGCTCGGTAACGAGTCGCGTTGGAAGGAAATACAGAAGCTGAATGGCATCGCCGATTCTGAGCTGCGCAAGCTGCAAATCGGTAGGGTGCTGAAGCTACCGGGGTGA
- a CDS encoding M15 family metallopeptidase, translating into MLTLLQVKNKSIPKLAGLLAPVRAASERLIERCYARDIPIVITQGLRTIAEQDKLYAQGRTTAGSIVTNARGGYSYHNFGVAIDFALLSPDGKQAYWDTKRDGNVNQTVDWAEVVDEAKRLGFAWGGDWTSFKDYPHFEMTFGLSTAQLRAGIRPTTAQITAAMAIITKEDSYTMKAEDANALIKRYLQPAWAACKQKGDTAGMQEAHRLANELRKASGQKEQ; encoded by the coding sequence ATGCTGACCTTATTGCAGGTGAAAAATAAATCCATACCCAAGCTCGCAGGACTGCTTGCTCCTGTTCGTGCCGCCTCCGAGCGTCTAATCGAACGCTGCTATGCGCGCGATATTCCTATCGTCATCACGCAAGGACTACGTACAATCGCGGAGCAGGACAAGCTCTACGCGCAAGGCCGAACGACGGCGGGCAGCATTGTCACGAACGCCAGAGGCGGCTACAGCTACCATAATTTTGGCGTAGCGATAGATTTCGCGTTGCTGTCCCCGGATGGAAAGCAGGCTTACTGGGATACGAAACGCGACGGCAACGTTAACCAGACGGTAGATTGGGCCGAGGTAGTAGATGAAGCGAAGCGGCTTGGTTTCGCGTGGGGAGGAGACTGGACCTCATTTAAGGATTATCCCCATTTTGAAATGACGTTTGGCCTTTCGACGGCACAGCTGCGGGCAGGCATCCGGCCGACAACGGCACAGATTACGGCAGCAATGGCCATTATAACGAAGGAGGACTCCTACACCATGAAAGCCGAAGATGCTAATGCTCTTATTAAACGTTACTTGCAGCCCGCTTGGGCAGCATGCAAGCAAAAAGGCGATACAGCAGGCATGCAAGAAGCGCATCGTCTTGCCAACGAGCTTCGCAAGGCTAGCGGACAAAAAGAACAATAA
- a CDS encoding phage tail sheath family protein gives MAGGTWTTQTKARPGVYINFAAEPQSAANVGERGIVSTALTLNWGAPQTMISIKAGDDLRSVLGYDVTAPEVLLVREALKRAQTLLLYRLNAGTKATATIGGLVATAKFGGTRGNDITVAVQSNVDDEDQFDVVTYLAGEEVDSQTVVAIAGLESNRFVDFSGTGTLVATAGTVLAGGANGTVTNQNHLDYLAAVELQEFNAVALVSGDSSLKSVYAAFARRLRENDGKKIQVVLANAPLSDYEGIISVKNGVKLEDGTAVNAEQATVWVAAATSGASMSESLTYSVYEGAVDADIRYSNSQIEQALRAGEFLFTPNGGRVIVEQDINSLVTYVPGKNPSFAKNRVIRVLDGIATDMKKLFETQYIGKIDNNPDGRSLFRSECVKYLTLLQDGNAIQNFNSQTDLTVEAGEASDSIVINVYIQPVDSIEKVYMKVTVK, from the coding sequence ATGGCAGGAGGAACTTGGACAACGCAAACGAAAGCAAGACCAGGGGTATACATTAATTTCGCGGCTGAGCCGCAATCGGCAGCAAACGTAGGGGAACGCGGCATCGTATCAACGGCGCTGACACTGAACTGGGGTGCGCCGCAAACGATGATTTCCATTAAAGCAGGCGACGATCTGCGCAGCGTGCTTGGTTATGATGTAACCGCGCCGGAAGTACTGCTCGTTCGTGAGGCATTGAAACGGGCACAGACTTTGCTGCTATACCGCTTGAACGCAGGAACGAAAGCGACTGCAACGATTGGTGGCCTAGTTGCAACAGCCAAATTTGGCGGTACACGGGGCAACGATATTACAGTAGCGGTTCAGAGCAATGTGGATGACGAAGATCAATTCGACGTTGTTACTTACTTGGCAGGTGAAGAGGTGGATTCGCAGACGGTTGTTGCGATTGCTGGCCTTGAATCCAATCGCTTCGTCGATTTCAGCGGCACGGGCACGCTTGTTGCGACAGCTGGCACAGTACTTGCTGGCGGTGCGAACGGCACGGTGACGAATCAAAATCATTTGGATTACTTGGCAGCTGTTGAGCTGCAGGAATTTAATGCGGTGGCGCTTGTGTCTGGCGACAGCTCGCTGAAGTCGGTTTACGCTGCTTTTGCCCGCAGACTGCGCGAAAATGATGGCAAGAAAATTCAGGTCGTGCTGGCGAATGCCCCACTATCGGATTATGAAGGTATCATTAGCGTGAAAAACGGCGTCAAGCTCGAAGATGGTACAGCTGTAAATGCCGAGCAGGCAACCGTATGGGTGGCAGCTGCTACTTCTGGGGCAAGCATGAGTGAGTCGCTGACTTACAGCGTGTATGAAGGTGCGGTGGATGCCGACATTCGTTATTCGAATTCACAAATCGAGCAGGCTTTGCGTGCGGGCGAATTTTTGTTTACGCCGAATGGCGGCCGCGTCATCGTTGAGCAGGATATTAACTCTCTGGTCACCTATGTGCCAGGCAAAAATCCTTCTTTTGCGAAAAACCGCGTGATCCGTGTGCTGGACGGCATTGCGACTGACATGAAAAAACTGTTCGAGACGCAATATATCGGCAAAATCGATAACAACCCGGATGGCCGCAGCCTATTCCGCAGCGAATGCGTGAAATATTTGACGCTGCTCCAGGATGGCAATGCGATTCAAAACTTTAATTCCCAAACCGACCTGACGGTTGAAGCGGGCGAGGCTTCCGACAGCATCGTTATCAACGTTTACATCCAGCCGGTTGACAGCATTGAAAAAGTATACATGAAAGTGACGGTGAAGTAA
- a CDS encoding phage tail tube protein, with product MAFLHAGDTISGQEGRAYAKINGQNEEMFYIKTLEASVEKTKAEIKTLGHRALQHKATGWSGTGSMTVYYVTSKFRQMMLDYVKTGIDTNFDVHIINEDPTSTIGRQEVVLYNVNLNKVIIGKLDTESEALEEELEFTFDGVDIAESFKAPARV from the coding sequence ATGGCATTTTTGCATGCAGGAGATACGATTTCGGGGCAAGAGGGACGCGCTTATGCGAAAATCAACGGCCAAAACGAGGAAATGTTCTATATTAAAACGCTTGAAGCAAGCGTGGAGAAGACGAAAGCGGAAATTAAGACGCTGGGTCATCGCGCATTGCAGCATAAAGCGACAGGCTGGTCGGGTACCGGCAGCATGACGGTGTATTATGTAACGTCGAAATTCCGCCAAATGATGCTCGATTATGTGAAAACGGGCATTGATACGAATTTTGATGTCCACATCATTAATGAAGATCCGACTTCGACGATCGGCCGCCAAGAGGTTGTACTGTACAACGTCAACCTGAACAAGGTCATCATCGGCAAGCTCGACACGGAGAGCGAAGCGCTTGAGGAAGAGCTTGAGTTCACCTTCGACGGCGTCGATATTGCCGAAAGCTTCAAAGCACCAGCACGCGTATAA
- a CDS encoding zinc-binding alcohol dehydrogenase: protein MKNTQIEFTAPWKVEVKQEELQAQVPELTGNQVLVKKHYTLISPGTELACLSGGESWFTMPSVPGYAAASEIVALGPEAAEGFQIGDMVFHYGKHSHYELTTTSGVFLKVPDSLPLAWAPFTRLATVAMTSTRVSSIELGDYVAVTGLGLIGNMAAQLAGLQGASVIGIDLAAKRRDLAKHCGIQHAIEAGADSHKQVMELTGGKGVSTLIEATGVPQVILGNVALVGQYGEAILLGSPRGELQSNVTDLLNSIHLNGRGCVTFKGAHEWRYPLMPEAFVKHSLVRNSEVVFRLMQYGKLQIEPLISHIMSPVDAPAAYEGLRNKKDEYLGVLFNWEEV from the coding sequence ATGAAAAACACGCAAATTGAGTTTACAGCCCCATGGAAAGTAGAAGTGAAGCAGGAGGAGCTGCAAGCCCAGGTTCCAGAGCTTACAGGCAATCAGGTGCTGGTTAAAAAGCATTATACGCTCATTAGCCCGGGGACGGAGCTCGCATGTCTTTCCGGAGGCGAAAGCTGGTTTACTATGCCGTCTGTGCCTGGGTATGCGGCAGCTAGTGAAATTGTGGCATTGGGACCAGAGGCGGCTGAAGGCTTCCAGATTGGCGATATGGTGTTTCATTACGGCAAGCATTCCCACTATGAGCTGACGACGACAAGCGGGGTATTTCTGAAAGTGCCAGATAGCTTGCCACTGGCTTGGGCGCCATTTACGCGTTTGGCTACGGTGGCGATGACGAGTACACGGGTATCGTCCATTGAACTCGGCGATTATGTAGCGGTGACAGGCCTTGGACTGATTGGCAATATGGCCGCACAGCTGGCTGGGCTTCAAGGTGCTTCGGTTATTGGCATTGATTTAGCTGCAAAACGCAGGGATCTCGCCAAGCACTGCGGTATCCAGCACGCCATTGAGGCAGGCGCGGATTCACATAAGCAGGTTATGGAATTGACGGGCGGCAAAGGCGTTTCTACGCTTATTGAAGCAACGGGGGTGCCACAGGTCATTTTGGGCAATGTAGCGCTTGTCGGCCAATATGGGGAAGCGATCCTGCTCGGCAGCCCGAGGGGTGAGCTGCAAAGCAATGTAACCGATTTGCTGAACAGCATCCATTTGAACGGACGCGGCTGTGTAACGTTCAAGGGAGCGCATGAATGGCGTTATCCGCTAATGCCGGAAGCTTTCGTCAAGCATTCCCTTGTACGCAATTCAGAGGTCGTATTCCGCCTTATGCAATATGGCAAGCTGCAGATCGAGCCGCTCATCAGCCATATTATGAGTCCTGTTGATGCACCTGCTGCTTATGAAGGATTACGCAATAAGAAAGATGAATATTTAGGTGTGCTATTTAACTGGGAAGAGGTGTAG
- a CDS encoding phage portal protein has product MSDLSLFFAQNTAAEATEKFVVSERFKDADGNPVAWELRSMTEAENEECRKSATRKVKGKNGTFVPETNTDEYLAKLVVSSIQYPSLKDAELQKSYGTMGAEHLLRKMLRPGEYASLVQRVQEINGFNQSLNELSDEVKN; this is encoded by the coding sequence ATGAGTGACTTAAGCTTGTTTTTTGCGCAAAATACAGCTGCGGAGGCGACGGAGAAATTCGTCGTGTCCGAGCGATTCAAAGATGCAGATGGCAATCCGGTAGCCTGGGAGCTGCGCAGCATGACGGAGGCGGAAAATGAAGAATGCCGCAAATCCGCAACCCGCAAAGTGAAAGGCAAAAACGGCACCTTCGTGCCAGAGACGAATACGGATGAATATTTGGCCAAGCTGGTCGTAAGCAGCATTCAATATCCGAGCTTGAAGGATGCCGAGCTGCAAAAATCGTACGGCACGATGGGCGCTGAGCATCTGCTCCGCAAAATGCTGCGCCCGGGCGAATATGCTTCGCTCGTGCAGCGTGTACAGGAAATCAATGGCTTTAATCAAAGTCTTAATGAGCTGAGCGATGAAGTAAAAAACTAA
- a CDS encoding baseplate J/gp47 family protein: MYEAFTYSFILQRMLHRVSDDVDKREGSVIYDALAPAAAELSEMYAQLDANQVLLFADTAAGEWLERRTAEFGVERQPATFAQRQGEFFGSNGQLVDVPLQSRFAIDDLRYTVTGKIGTGHFTLTCETAGILGNQKYGAMLPLAYVDGLVRAELAQILVPGEEAETDEALRARYYSVVNEPAFGGNIADYKQMISSIDGVGGAKIFPVWNGGGTVKCTVIAADWTKPAEPLIALVQTAIDPTINSGLGLGMAPIGHEVTVTGVDTAQVAVETTVMLAHGRTIGQVQSDIEDKISTYLLELRQEWMNQQELTVRIAQIEARILTVSGVVDVLGTTLNGAAANLALAEDEIPLLGTVVVHD; the protein is encoded by the coding sequence GTGTATGAGGCATTTACGTATAGTTTTATTTTACAGCGTATGCTGCACCGGGTTTCAGATGATGTAGATAAGCGGGAGGGCAGCGTGATTTATGATGCCTTGGCGCCAGCGGCTGCCGAGCTATCAGAGATGTATGCGCAGCTTGATGCGAATCAGGTGCTTTTGTTCGCGGATACGGCTGCGGGCGAGTGGCTGGAACGGCGAACGGCTGAGTTTGGTGTGGAAAGGCAGCCAGCTACCTTCGCCCAGCGGCAGGGGGAGTTTTTTGGCAGCAATGGCCAGCTTGTAGATGTTCCTTTGCAGAGCCGGTTTGCCATCGATGATCTGAGGTATACGGTAACGGGGAAAATCGGAACGGGACATTTCACATTGACCTGCGAGACAGCTGGCATTCTTGGCAATCAGAAATATGGAGCGATGCTGCCGCTTGCTTATGTTGATGGGCTCGTGCGCGCCGAGCTTGCGCAAATTTTGGTGCCTGGCGAAGAAGCTGAAACGGATGAGGCTTTGCGGGCAAGGTATTACAGCGTTGTGAATGAGCCAGCGTTTGGCGGCAATATTGCCGATTACAAGCAAATGATCAGCTCGATTGATGGCGTAGGCGGAGCGAAAATCTTCCCGGTGTGGAATGGTGGAGGCACTGTCAAATGCACGGTAATTGCTGCAGACTGGACAAAGCCAGCGGAACCGCTCATCGCGCTTGTTCAGACCGCCATTGATCCAACCATTAACAGCGGGCTTGGGCTTGGTATGGCGCCGATTGGACATGAGGTAACAGTAACAGGTGTCGACACGGCGCAGGTGGCTGTGGAAACGACGGTTATGCTTGCGCACGGTAGGACGATAGGACAGGTTCAAAGCGATATTGAGGATAAAATTTCCACTTATTTGCTAGAGCTGCGTCAAGAGTGGATGAATCAGCAGGAGCTTACCGTTCGCATTGCTCAAATCGAGGCCCGTATTTTGACCGTTTCAGGAGTGGTGGATGTACTTGGCACAACGCTAAACGGAGCCGCTGCCAATTTAGCTTTGGCTGAGGATGAAATCCCGTTATTGGGGACGGTGGTTGTGCATGACTAA
- a CDS encoding ketopantoate hydroxymethyltransferase: MITSTFKQEVAEFIDSKITKVVLNSGAYEITDFIVKSASDGALSLNYFIPEGAVDTVTRIELKNAAGTVSDNAVNLPIASDTLMIQTIFVKEE; the protein is encoded by the coding sequence GTGATTACGTCTACGTTTAAGCAGGAGGTTGCGGAGTTTATTGATTCAAAAATTACGAAGGTTGTGCTCAATAGCGGGGCTTATGAGATTACGGATTTTATAGTGAAATCGGCCAGCGATGGTGCGCTTAGCCTGAATTATTTTATTCCAGAGGGCGCGGTCGATACCGTCACTCGCATTGAGCTGAAAAATGCAGCCGGAACCGTCAGCGACAACGCAGTAAACCTGCCGATTGCATCAGACACACTCATGATTCAAACGATTTTTGTGAAGGAGGAGTAA
- a CDS encoding DUF2634 domain-containing protein: MIPQGASIDELETETAIEPSRTYYIDFANKRMSGMTDGLSAIKQAVFKILQTERYGYFIYSFDYGSELDLLNESSHLYVRSELKRRVTEALLADDRIADVTDFELTVEGDKAAVSFTVVTDEGSFKEEVMARV, encoded by the coding sequence ATGATTCCACAAGGTGCAAGCATCGACGAGTTGGAGACCGAAACGGCAATTGAGCCTAGCCGCACATATTATATCGATTTTGCGAATAAGCGTATGTCCGGCATGACGGATGGCCTCAGTGCGATTAAGCAGGCAGTGTTCAAAATTTTGCAAACGGAGCGGTACGGTTATTTTATCTATAGCTTTGATTATGGCTCCGAGCTGGATTTATTGAATGAATCCTCCCATCTCTATGTACGCTCTGAGCTCAAGCGCCGCGTAACTGAAGCGCTGCTGGCGGATGATCGAATAGCAGATGTGACGGATTTTGAACTGACGGTTGAGGGGGACAAGGCAGCGGTGAGTTTTACGGTAGTAACCGATGAAGGAAGCTTTAAAGAGGAGGTGATGGCCCGTGTATGA
- a CDS encoding RNA polymerase subunit sigma-24, giving the protein MDVEKLTIEQLKSYKRLTARKKLIERQKVGSGLTVSTVYEDDKLQELHRQLRGIPSYMYLDKQEQQLEQLAHAHLTKYPAGTKAQLREVKQIQPGNADEEQLVQELSRKIAKVIEARAGAAPEGYEGVIERLSELQDLERQLQMIDESLEALEACFPEYATLLRLRYIEGKPADFVASELGIVDRTFRRWRQKAVSEIVRFMSV; this is encoded by the coding sequence ATGGACGTAGAAAAATTGACTATTGAGCAATTAAAGTCGTATAAGCGTCTCACTGCCAGAAAGAAGCTGATTGAGAGGCAAAAGGTTGGAAGCGGTCTGACGGTGAGCACGGTCTATGAGGATGACAAGCTTCAGGAGCTTCATCGCCAGCTGCGCGGGATTCCTTCTTATATGTACTTGGACAAGCAGGAGCAGCAGCTGGAGCAGCTGGCACATGCGCATTTAACGAAATATCCGGCGGGAACGAAGGCTCAATTAAGAGAAGTAAAGCAAATTCAGCCGGGCAATGCCGATGAAGAACAGCTCGTGCAGGAGCTCAGCCGCAAAATCGCTAAAGTTATTGAGGCGAGGGCAGGCGCAGCGCCGGAAGGTTATGAAGGTGTTATTGAGCGTTTGAGCGAGCTGCAGGATTTGGAGCGTCAGCTGCAAATGATTGATGAGTCACTGGAAGCGCTGGAAGCTTGTTTCCCTGAATATGCGACGCTGCTCAGGCTTCGATATATTGAAGGAAAGCCAGCAGATTTCGTCGCATCGGAGCTCGGAATCGTCGATCGCACCTTCCGCAGATGGCGTCAAAAAGCGGTTTCCGAGATTGTCCGGTTTATGTCCGTATAG